A single window of Ctenopharyngodon idella isolate HZGC_01 chromosome 24, HZGC01, whole genome shotgun sequence DNA harbors:
- the LOC127506867 gene encoding histone H2A — MSGRGKTGGKARAKAKTRSSRAGLQFPVGRVHRLLRKGNYAERVGAGAPVYLAAVLEYLTAEILELAGNAARDNKKTRIIPRHLQLAVRNDEELNKLLGGVTIAQGGVLPNIQAVLLPKKTEKPAKSK, encoded by the coding sequence atgaGCGGTAGAGGCAAAACCGGAGGCAAAGCAAGAGCCAAGGCTAAGACTCGCTCATCCAGAGCAGGACTGCAGTTCCCCGTCGGCCGTGTTCACAGGCTTCTCCGCAAAGGCAACTACGCCGAGCGCGTCGGTGCTGGTGCTCCTGTTTATCTGGCGGCTGTGCTCGAGTATCTTACCGCTGAGATCCTGGAGTTGGCTGGAAATGCCGCTCGGGACAACAAGAAGACCCGTATCATCCCCCGTCATCTGCAGCTTGCGGTGCGCAACGACGAAGAGTTGAACAAACTTCTGGGCGGAGTGACCATCGCTCAGGGTGGTGTGCTGCCCAACATCCAGGCTGTACTGCTGCCCAAGAAGACCGAGAAACCCGCCAAATCCAAATAA
- the LOC127506848 gene encoding histone H3 yields MARTKQTARKSTGGKAPRKQLATKAARKSAPATGGVKKPHRYRPGTVALREIRRYQKSTELLIRKLPFQRLVREIAQDFKTDLRFQSSAVMALQEASEAYLVGLFEDTNLCAIHAKRVTIMPKDIQLARRIRGERA; encoded by the coding sequence ATGGCAAGAACCAAGCAGACAGCGCGTAAATCCACCGGTGGTAAAGCCCCGAGGAAGCAGCTCGCGACTAAAGCCGCCCGTAAGAGCGCTCCGGCCACCGGCGGCGTCAAGAAGCCCCATCGTTACAGGCCCGGGACCGTGGCTCTCCGAGAGATCCGCCGTTATCAGAAGTCCACCGAGCTGCTGATCCGCAAACTGCCCTTCCAGCGGCTGGTGAGAGAAATCGCTCAGGACTTTAAGACGGATCTGCGCTTCCAGAGTTCCGCTGTCATGGCCCTGCAGGAGGCCAGCGAGGCTTATTTGGTCGGTCTGTTTGAGGACACCAACCTGTGCGCCATCCACGCCAAGAGGGTCACCATCATGCCCAAGGACATTCAGCTGGCCCGCCGCATCCGCGGAGAGCGCGCCTAA
- the LOC127506887 gene encoding histone H2B, producing MPEPAKSAPKKGSKKAVTKTAGKGGKKRKRSRKESYAIYVYKVLKQVHPDTGISSKAMGIMNSFVNDIFERIAGESSRLAHYNKRSTITSREIQTAVRLLLPGELAKHAVSEGTKAVTKYTSSK from the coding sequence ATGCCTGAACCAGCAAAGTCCGCGCCTAAGAAGGGCTCCAAGAAGGCCGTCACGAAGACTGCCGGTAAAGGAGGAAAGAAGCGCAAGAGGTCCAGGAAGGAGAGTTACGCTATCTACGTCTACAAAGTCTTGAAGCAGGTTCATCCTGACACCGGTATCTCTTCCAAGGCGATGGGCATCATGAACTCTTTCGTCAACGACATCTTCGAGCGCATCGCCGGTGAGTCGTCTCGTCTCGCTCACTACAACAAGCGCTCCACCATCACTTCTAGAGAGATCCAGACCGCCGTGCGTCTACTGCTGCCTGGAGAGTTGGCCAAACACGCCGTGTCCGAGGGCACCAAGGCAGTGACCAAGTACACCAGTTCCAAGTAG